Proteins found in one Prosthecobacter debontii genomic segment:
- a CDS encoding non-homologous end joining protein Ku, with amino-acid sequence MRAIWKGTISFGLVSIPVSLHPATRREDLQFRLLRGSDLSPVNYKRVAEVDGKEVPWEKIVKGYEYEKGQFVVIREEDFRRVDVEATQTVDILNFVEMQEVNPLLFYKPYHLESGKGGGKAYILLRDALEKTGKIAIARVVIKTRQHLAAIKPQGKNLMLELMHFPDELLDSSELKAPQGTNPAKAEITMAEKLIDSMTTPWQPEQYKDEYKEALEEMIEEKVAHGDEGKPTKAKRSRKPSNVIDLVSVLQESLKTASSKSTGGSRTKARKTAARKAPKKTTSAKKKSSARRSKTGKRAA; translated from the coding sequence ATGAGAGCGATTTGGAAAGGCACCATCAGCTTCGGGCTGGTCTCCATCCCTGTGTCCCTGCATCCAGCGACGCGTCGTGAAGATCTGCAATTTCGTTTGTTACGCGGCAGTGACCTGAGCCCTGTGAATTACAAACGAGTCGCGGAGGTGGATGGCAAGGAAGTGCCCTGGGAGAAAATCGTGAAGGGTTACGAGTATGAAAAAGGCCAGTTCGTGGTGATCCGCGAGGAAGACTTTCGACGCGTGGATGTGGAGGCCACACAGACCGTGGATATCCTGAACTTCGTGGAGATGCAGGAGGTCAATCCGCTGCTCTTTTACAAACCCTATCATCTGGAGTCGGGTAAGGGAGGCGGGAAGGCTTACATTCTGCTCCGAGATGCCCTGGAGAAGACGGGGAAAATCGCCATCGCCCGCGTGGTCATCAAGACGAGGCAACACCTCGCTGCGATCAAACCGCAAGGGAAGAACCTGATGCTGGAGCTCATGCATTTCCCTGATGAACTCCTGGACTCCTCCGAATTGAAGGCCCCTCAAGGCACCAACCCGGCGAAGGCGGAGATCACCATGGCGGAAAAGCTCATTGATAGCATGACCACCCCCTGGCAGCCGGAGCAGTATAAGGATGAATACAAAGAGGCGCTGGAGGAAATGATCGAGGAGAAAGTGGCCCACGGAGATGAGGGAAAACCCACGAAAGCTAAGCGCAGTCGCAAGCCCTCCAATGTGATCGATCTCGTCTCCGTGTTGCAGGAGAGCCTGAAGACAGCTTCATCGAAAAGCACCGGGGGCAGTCGTACTAAGGCGCGCAAAACGGCAGCGCGGAAAGCCCCCAAGAAAACCACAAGCGCGAAAAAGAAAAGCTCCGCGCGGAGATCCAAAACCGGTAAGAGGGCGGCCTAA